In Acaryochloris marina S15, a single genomic region encodes these proteins:
- a CDS encoding response regulator, with translation MAEKRILIIDDEQAIQAVASLSLKMEAGWKVITANSGAEGIAIAVKEQPDTILLDVMMPILDGIETFKQLQQSSLTRNIPVILLTAKAQAAEQQQFKSLGVAGVITKPFNSLTLASQIAKVLGWSI, from the coding sequence ATGGCAGAAAAACGCATCCTGATTATTGATGATGAGCAAGCAATTCAAGCTGTAGCCAGCCTCAGTTTAAAGATGGAAGCTGGCTGGAAGGTCATCACCGCCAATTCAGGGGCTGAAGGTATCGCCATTGCCGTCAAGGAGCAACCCGATACTATTTTGCTGGATGTGATGATGCCGATATTGGATGGCATAGAAACCTTCAAACAGCTACAACAAAGTTCTTTAACCCGTAATATCCCGGTTATTTTATTAACGGCTAAAGCTCAAGCAGCGGAACAGCAGCAATTTAAGAGTTTAGGGGTTGCTGGGGTGATTACGAAGCCCTTTAATTCGCTGACCCTAGCTAGCCAAATTGCTAAGGTATTGGGGTGGTCTATTTAG
- a CDS encoding PAS domain S-box protein has protein sequence MSLPLSAMNLEKHNQRMQLLADVTYKIRQSLDLHEILQTTVTEVRQLLDADRVVMFQIHPDGAGTVVQEAVLPGWSKSINQNIVDTCFGTNFIESYRNGRVSVINNIEEAPITPCHADLLRQFEVKANLVIPIISQGQLWGLLIAHQCSAPRVWQDFEVDLLKQLADQAGIALAQAKLLADLNQAHQQLRFHVENSPLAVIEWDHACRIQRWSAQAERIFGWSAEEVTGRGPDHWFIHTDDLHLFREHVLNLTGHPFPNYSNPDMERLTRNYTKTGDLIDCEWYSSALFDGEGNLVSILSMAQDVSARQQAEVALQQLNRELEMRVEQRTAALQESEQRFRSLFEAAPDFIYVLDTQGVIQHVNPVVIERSGYRRSELEGHPFVNLFAPKSQVLCQQQFSDLLVLGSHRQELEFMGKNGAILTVDCSFKVVKDPLGQKSILVVQRDISDRKALERIKDEFISVVSHELRTPLTSIHGSIKLLATGQLGDLSDDGQQMLDIADQNTDRLVRLVSDVLDLQRIESGQAKIYKQLCDAADLMTHATDAMRSMAYHHNVTLKSTPLLTMVWANPDYMVQTLTNLLSNAIKFSQPGGTVELAAELRIEERRAKGSPSPPEGQDTHFPITIKHTELWFQVIDQGQGIPADKLESVFERFQQVDASDAREKGGTGLGLAICRKIVEQHGGKIWAESVLGQGSCFFVALPMSCWLVEKAEVS, from the coding sequence ATGAGTCTGCCGTTATCCGCAATGAACTTAGAGAAGCACAACCAACGGATGCAGTTGTTAGCAGATGTTACCTACAAGATTAGGCAATCCCTGGATCTACATGAAATTCTGCAAACCACCGTCACTGAAGTGCGGCAACTGCTAGATGCGGATCGGGTTGTCATGTTTCAGATCCATCCCGATGGGGCGGGAACCGTGGTGCAAGAAGCAGTATTACCGGGTTGGTCGAAATCGATTAACCAAAATATTGTGGATACCTGTTTTGGCACGAACTTTATTGAGTCTTATCGTAATGGCCGCGTTTCCGTCATCAACAATATAGAAGAAGCCCCCATTACCCCTTGCCATGCTGATCTACTGCGGCAATTTGAAGTTAAGGCCAATCTTGTTATCCCGATCATTAGCCAAGGGCAGCTTTGGGGGCTACTGATTGCCCATCAATGCTCGGCCCCTCGAGTCTGGCAAGACTTTGAAGTGGACTTGCTTAAGCAACTAGCGGATCAAGCGGGCATCGCTCTAGCCCAAGCCAAACTGTTGGCCGATCTGAACCAAGCTCATCAACAGCTCAGGTTTCATGTGGAAAATTCTCCCCTTGCTGTGATTGAGTGGGATCATGCCTGTCGGATTCAACGGTGGTCGGCCCAGGCAGAACGCATTTTTGGTTGGTCGGCAGAAGAGGTCACGGGGCGGGGGCCTGATCACTGGTTTATTCATACGGACGATCTCCATCTTTTTCGAGAGCATGTTTTAAACCTGACAGGACATCCCTTCCCGAACTACTCGAATCCAGACATGGAACGGCTGACCCGAAATTATACAAAAACAGGCGACCTGATTGATTGTGAGTGGTACAGCTCCGCTCTGTTTGATGGAGAGGGAAACTTGGTGTCTATCCTGTCCATGGCCCAAGACGTCAGTGCTCGCCAGCAAGCAGAAGTGGCATTACAACAACTCAATCGGGAGTTGGAAATGCGAGTTGAGCAACGAACAGCAGCCTTGCAAGAAAGTGAACAGCGATTCCGGTCTTTGTTTGAAGCTGCACCCGATTTTATCTATGTTTTGGATACGCAAGGGGTAATTCAACATGTCAACCCCGTAGTGATTGAGCGCTCAGGTTACCGGAGATCCGAGCTAGAAGGTCACCCCTTTGTCAATTTGTTTGCCCCTAAATCCCAGGTTCTTTGCCAGCAGCAATTTTCAGATTTACTAGTCTTAGGGAGTCACCGCCAAGAACTGGAGTTCATGGGCAAAAACGGAGCCATTCTGACGGTAGATTGCTCATTTAAGGTTGTTAAAGATCCACTGGGACAAAAGTCTATTTTGGTAGTACAGCGCGATATTAGCGATCGCAAAGCGCTAGAGCGCATTAAAGACGAATTTATTTCTGTAGTCAGTCACGAATTACGCACGCCTCTAACTTCAATCCACGGATCGATCAAACTACTGGCCACAGGTCAATTGGGTGATTTATCAGATGATGGTCAGCAAATGCTCGATATTGCGGATCAAAATACCGATCGCCTCGTCCGCCTAGTCAGTGATGTGTTGGACCTGCAGCGGATCGAATCAGGGCAAGCCAAGATTTATAAGCAGCTTTGCGATGCAGCGGATTTAATGACCCATGCTACTGACGCAATGCGCAGTATGGCGTACCACCATAATGTCACCTTAAAAAGCACACCCCTCCTAACCATGGTTTGGGCCAATCCAGATTACATGGTGCAAACTCTAACTAATTTACTCAGCAATGCCATTAAGTTTTCCCAGCCCGGTGGAACGGTTGAGTTAGCAGCTGAGCTGCGAATTGAAGAGCGTCGAGCCAAAGGGAGTCCCTCTCCGCCAGAGGGGCAGGACACCCACTTTCCCATCACTATTAAACACACCGAACTGTGGTTTCAAGTAATTGACCAGGGCCAAGGCATTCCTGCTGATAAACTGGAAAGCGTTTTTGAGCGCTTCCAGCAAGTAGATGCTTCAGATGCTCGAGAAAAAGGCGGTACCGGTCTTGGTTTAGCAATCTGCCGCAAAATTGTCGAGCAACATGGTGGCAAAATCTGGGCCGAAAGTGTTTTGGGCCAAGGAAGCTGCTTTTTTGTTGCCTTGCCGATGTCTTGCTGGTTAGTAGAAAAAGCTGAGGTCAGTTAA